One Thiocapsa sp. genomic window carries:
- a CDS encoding type II toxin-antitoxin system RelE/ParE family toxin gives MIKSFRCKDTAKLFAGQSPQHFRAFQRVAERKLTQLHAAITLEFLRSPPGNRLEALSGDRTGQHSIRINGQWRLCFIWRDGDAYEVEIVDYH, from the coding sequence ATGATCAAATCGTTTCGCTGCAAGGACACCGCCAAGCTGTTCGCCGGCCAAAGCCCGCAACACTTTCGCGCTTTCCAACGTGTTGCGGAGCGCAAACTGACGCAACTTCACGCCGCCATAACCCTCGAGTTTCTGCGCAGCCCACCAGGCAACCGTTTGGAAGCCTTGAGCGGAGATCGCACGGGACAGCACAGCATACGTATCAATGGCCAATGGCGCCTGTGCTTCATTTGGCGCGATGGCGATGCCTACGAAGTCGAGATCGTGGACTACCACTGA
- a CDS encoding HigA family addiction module antitoxin, giving the protein MIPINGLRPVHPGEILREDFLTPLGMSVNALAHALRVPATRLHEIVKERRAISPDTALRLARYFGGDAQSWLNLQACFDLKTAELRLRDVIEREVEPREAA; this is encoded by the coding sequence ATGATTCCAATCAATGGCCTCAGGCCAGTGCATCCGGGTGAGATTCTGCGCGAGGATTTTCTGACACCACTGGGGATGAGCGTTAACGCCTTGGCGCACGCTTTGCGCGTACCGGCTACCCGCCTGCATGAGATCGTCAAGGAACGGCGCGCGATCAGCCCCGATACTGCTTTGCGGCTCGCGCGCTACTTCGGCGGTGATGCGCAATCGTGGCTGAATCTTCAGGCCTGTTTCGATCTGAAGACCGCGGAACTGAGGTTACGCGACGTGATCGAACGCGAGGTCGAGCCGCGCGAGGCAGCTTGA